From a single Nematostella vectensis chromosome 3, jaNemVect1.1, whole genome shotgun sequence genomic region:
- the LOC5512071 gene encoding E3 ubiquitin-protein ligase MARCHF8, which yields MSDSPGKEEATMVGHKPSTSAPTTHKVHVVSSNSIQPSPDSSEEVPEQTSVVELNAANATNIKQNRQQRVFDMMKLLQQKHLQDVMQTEMSDRGSWEVAETQNICRICHSAGEEPLVTPCHCSGSAKFVHATCLLTWFKKAVKNTCELCRCKVAIKKKGKPFAEWRKPEDKPIPLIWFIVFLVGLFLNVFSISVNASEVCTTTACIIFYVVNGFGVVLDAAFLYFWWTRCLFYWKKWCALNQDWSILSCPASAITQRPAEERSLRALQISQIV from the exons ATGTCTGACAGTCCAGGAAAAGAGGAGGCAACCATGGTTGGCCATAAACCCTCTACAAGTGCCCCCACAACACACAAGGTACATGTTGTTTCCAGCAACTCCATCCAGCCATCACCTGATTCCAGTGAAGAG GTTCCAGAACAGACCTCGGTGGTGGAACTTAATGCAGCTAATGCCACAAATATCAAGCAGAATCGCCAGCAGAGAGTGTTTGACATGATGAAATTACTACAACAAAAGCACCTCCAGGACGTCATGCAGACGGAAATGAGTGACCGTGGTAGCTGGGAAGTAGCTGAGACGCAGAACATTTGCAGAATCTGCCATTCAGCTGGGGAGGAGCCCCTTGTAACACCGTGCCATTGTTCTGGCTCTGCCAAATTTGTTCACGCTACTTGCCTGTTGACATGGTtcaaaaaggctgtcaaaaaCACATGTGAACTTTGTCGGTGTAAAGTCGCAATCAAGAAAAAGGGGAAGCCATTCGCAGAG TGGAGAAAGCCTGAAGATAAGCCGATCCCCCTTATCTGGTTCATTGTCTTTCTTGTTGGACTGTTTCTCAATGTGTTCTCTATATCCGTCAACGCATCAGAAGTATGTACCACGACAGCCTGTATTATCTTCTACGTTGTCAATGGTTTTGGTGTCGTCCTTGATGCTGCATTCTTATACTTTTGGTGGACTCGTTGTCTGTTTTATTGGAAAAAGTGGTGCGCCCTTAATCAGGATTGGTCCATTCTGTCTTGCCCTGCGTCTGCTATTACGCAAAGGCCAGCAGAAGAACGCAGTCTACGGGCTTTACAGATCTCTCAAATAGTGTAG